The Antennarius striatus isolate MH-2024 chromosome 23, ASM4005453v1, whole genome shotgun sequence genome has a segment encoding these proteins:
- the si:dkey-219e21.4 gene encoding tripartite motif-containing protein 14 isoform X2 — MSEKDASCAGGQSPRASLSTPAGSHNALQDALSLLSLDSRAVQPFPRSPKLQRRLAAPPSQEQLCRRLEELLAERSRTDAHIQSLKKRKADLSTSSEVMKQQVLERFEDMRRVLMQDQQAVLDSLELDLRRTRTRLDQVQRSWEQHQDQVAKNISSTQRALSRSPAEEEDDEEELQGPQLQGPQLQGPQLQGPQGPSEAVSPRRADVSEQDIRLDEEGVQLLLQTLGGVSTRLSAELQRKTLLLDWCPVLIDRQTCHSQMAVTSEGRGLSYTGSAGAAPEHPLQFDKVCCALGRPPVAAARRYWEVDVRCCAAWAVGVAYASLQRKGRDKGAKLGRNRKSWCVELREGRLSAWHNNRHVACQGVGRAPPGRIGVWVNYDRGQLTFYDAVTMAVLQRFSAAVTPVFDRVHHQFTEPLYPALRLLTPPHHQVWPNHLELCHLAP, encoded by the exons ATGTCAGAGAAAGACGCATCGTGTGCCGGTGGACAGTCGCCCCGGGCTTCGCTTTCGACCCCCGCTggctcccacaatgcactgcaggACGCGCTGAGCCTCCTGTCTCTGGACTCCAGAGCGGTCCAGCCGTTCCCTCGCTCCCCAAAGCTCCAGAGGAGGCTGGCTGCCCCGCCCTCACAG gagcaGCTGTGCAGACGTCTGGAGGAGCTGCTAGCAGAGAGATCCAGGACGGACGCTCACATCCAGTCCCTGAAGAAACGCAAGGCGGACCTGTCT ACGAGCTCGGAGGTGATGAAGCAGCAGGTCCTGGAGCGCTTCGAGGACATGCGGCGCGTCCTGATGCAGGACCAGCAGGCCGTCCTGGACTCTCTGGAGCTGGACCTGAGGCGGACCAGGACCCGCCTGGACCAGGTCCAGAGGAGCTGGgagcagcatcaggaccaggtGGCTAAGAACATCAGCAGCACCCAGAGGGCGCTGAGCCGGAGCCCcgctgaagaagaagatgatgaagaagag CTCCAGGGGCCCCAGCTCCAGGGGCCCCAGCTCCAGGGGCCCCAGCTCCAGGGGCCCCAGGGCCCGTCTGAGGCTGTGAG CCCGAGGCGTGCGGACGTGTCGGAGCAGGACATCCGTCTGGATGAAGAAGGcgtccagctgctcctccagacGCTGGGGGGCGTGTCCACACGTCTGAGCGCTGAGCTGCAGAGGAAGACGCTCCTGTTGG ACTGGTGCCCCGTGCTGATTGACAGACAGACGTGTCACAGCCAGATGGCGGTGACctcagaggggcggggcctgtcCTACACCGGTTCTGCCGGCGCCGCTCCGGAGCACCCCCTGCAGTTCGATAAGGTGTGCTGCGCTCTGGGCCGCCCCCCGGTGGCGGCGGCGCGGCGCTACTGGGAGGTCGACGTCCGCTGCTGCGCCGCCTGGGCGGTGGGCGTGGCTTACGCCAGCCTGCAGAGGAAGGGGCGGGACAAAGGCGCCAAACTGGGCCGGAACAGGAAGTCGTGGTGCGTGGAGCTGCGTGAGGGGCGCCTCAGCGCCTGGCACAACAACCGGCACGTGGCGTGTCAGGGCGTCGGCCGCGCCCCCCCGGGCAGGATCGGGGTGTGGGTGAACTACGACAGAGGTCAGCTGACCTTCTACGACGCCGTCACCATGGCCGTCCTGCAGAGGTTCTCGGCGGCGGTGACCCCCGTGTTCGACAGGGTTCACCACCAGTTCACCGAGCCCCTCTACCCCGCCCTACGCCTCCTGACACCCCCACACCACCAGGTGTGGCCCAACCACCTGGAGCTGTGTCACCTCGCCCCGTGA
- the si:dkey-219e21.4 gene encoding nuclear factor 7, ovary isoform X1, translating to MSEKDASCAGGQSPRASLSTPAGSHNALQDALSLLSLDSRAVQPFPRSPKLQRRLAAPPSQEQLCRRLEELLAERSRTDAHIQSLKKRKADLSTSSEVMKQQVLERFEDMRRVLMQDQQAVLDSLELDLRRTRTRLDQVQRSWEQHQDQVAKNISSTQRALSRSPAEEEDDEEEVRLKTHQLEGVYPVLTSLFLPQLQGPQLQGPQLQGPQLQGPQGPSEAVSPRRADVSEQDIRLDEEGVQLLLQTLGGVSTRLSAELQRKTLLLDWCPVLIDRQTCHSQMAVTSEGRGLSYTGSAGAAPEHPLQFDKVCCALGRPPVAAARRYWEVDVRCCAAWAVGVAYASLQRKGRDKGAKLGRNRKSWCVELREGRLSAWHNNRHVACQGVGRAPPGRIGVWVNYDRGQLTFYDAVTMAVLQRFSAAVTPVFDRVHHQFTEPLYPALRLLTPPHHQVWPNHLELCHLAP from the exons ATGTCAGAGAAAGACGCATCGTGTGCCGGTGGACAGTCGCCCCGGGCTTCGCTTTCGACCCCCGCTggctcccacaatgcactgcaggACGCGCTGAGCCTCCTGTCTCTGGACTCCAGAGCGGTCCAGCCGTTCCCTCGCTCCCCAAAGCTCCAGAGGAGGCTGGCTGCCCCGCCCTCACAG gagcaGCTGTGCAGACGTCTGGAGGAGCTGCTAGCAGAGAGATCCAGGACGGACGCTCACATCCAGTCCCTGAAGAAACGCAAGGCGGACCTGTCT ACGAGCTCGGAGGTGATGAAGCAGCAGGTCCTGGAGCGCTTCGAGGACATGCGGCGCGTCCTGATGCAGGACCAGCAGGCCGTCCTGGACTCTCTGGAGCTGGACCTGAGGCGGACCAGGACCCGCCTGGACCAGGTCCAGAGGAGCTGGgagcagcatcaggaccaggtGGCTAAGAACATCAGCAGCACCCAGAGGGCGCTGAGCCGGAGCCCcgctgaagaagaagatgatgaagaagaggtgCGTCTGAAAACACACCAGCTGGAGGGAGTTTACCCCGTCCTAACCAGTCTGTTTCTGCCCCAGCTCCAGGGGCCCCAGCTCCAGGGGCCCCAGCTCCAGGGGCCCCAGCTCCAGGGGCCCCAGGGCCCGTCTGAGGCTGTGAG CCCGAGGCGTGCGGACGTGTCGGAGCAGGACATCCGTCTGGATGAAGAAGGcgtccagctgctcctccagacGCTGGGGGGCGTGTCCACACGTCTGAGCGCTGAGCTGCAGAGGAAGACGCTCCTGTTGG ACTGGTGCCCCGTGCTGATTGACAGACAGACGTGTCACAGCCAGATGGCGGTGACctcagaggggcggggcctgtcCTACACCGGTTCTGCCGGCGCCGCTCCGGAGCACCCCCTGCAGTTCGATAAGGTGTGCTGCGCTCTGGGCCGCCCCCCGGTGGCGGCGGCGCGGCGCTACTGGGAGGTCGACGTCCGCTGCTGCGCCGCCTGGGCGGTGGGCGTGGCTTACGCCAGCCTGCAGAGGAAGGGGCGGGACAAAGGCGCCAAACTGGGCCGGAACAGGAAGTCGTGGTGCGTGGAGCTGCGTGAGGGGCGCCTCAGCGCCTGGCACAACAACCGGCACGTGGCGTGTCAGGGCGTCGGCCGCGCCCCCCCGGGCAGGATCGGGGTGTGGGTGAACTACGACAGAGGTCAGCTGACCTTCTACGACGCCGTCACCATGGCCGTCCTGCAGAGGTTCTCGGCGGCGGTGACCCCCGTGTTCGACAGGGTTCACCACCAGTTCACCGAGCCCCTCTACCCCGCCCTACGCCTCCTGACACCCCCACACCACCAGGTGTGGCCCAACCACCTGGAGCTGTGTCACCTCGCCCCGTGA